From a region of the Polynucleobacter corsicus genome:
- a CDS encoding class I adenylate-forming enzyme family protein — protein sequence MFPIDFFWRASLRWPKRTAIDTPTGPISYEELASKVKALASALIALDPHLQSRVAICSGNSAEHIIALLAILASGKVWVPLNPKSTRPEIRRIIDITEPSLIIHDQALGELLTDAPGIFILTDMNVGQASSKTMDNLIQGHDGAPLPSFDLPLDATQAIKFTGGTTGAPKGVMQPYRAWLANITNQIQSWGFDENERYIVAAPITHGTSTYIVPILAQGGCHVILDGAGAEVVRTAFRERGGTASFMPPTLLYMLMALPDSSRKDFPKLRRLIYGGAPMPAEKVRAVREFFGPVLCTTYGQTEAPQILTVMKPEDFEDPQNWAAVGCTTGFTDVAIMAPDGSFLPTGEIGEVVARGDLLMTGYWRMPEKTAETIIDGWLHTGDRGLIDQRGYLYLKDRLKDIVITGGFNVYPVDVENALSQHPAVHECLVFGIPDDKWGESVQAAVQLRPGQQANEAELIAFVRELLGPVQTPKRIHFYDSLPRSNVGKLLKSAVLQNILNPSIHS from the coding sequence ATGTTTCCAATCGACTTCTTTTGGCGAGCATCTTTGCGCTGGCCAAAACGTACAGCCATCGATACGCCTACTGGCCCGATTAGCTATGAAGAATTAGCTTCCAAAGTGAAGGCGCTTGCCAGCGCTCTTATAGCGCTGGATCCTCATCTTCAAAGCCGCGTGGCAATTTGCTCCGGCAATAGCGCGGAGCACATCATCGCCCTATTGGCGATACTTGCCTCTGGCAAAGTATGGGTTCCACTCAACCCTAAAAGTACCAGGCCTGAAATACGACGCATCATCGACATCACAGAACCAAGTCTCATCATTCATGATCAAGCCTTAGGTGAATTATTAACCGATGCCCCAGGTATTTTTATTCTGACCGACATGAATGTTGGGCAGGCATCTAGCAAAACGATGGATAACTTGATTCAAGGTCACGATGGTGCCCCACTCCCATCATTTGACCTGCCTTTAGATGCCACTCAAGCGATCAAATTTACTGGCGGTACTACAGGTGCTCCAAAAGGGGTAATGCAACCCTATCGCGCCTGGTTAGCTAATATTACTAACCAGATTCAGTCCTGGGGCTTTGATGAGAATGAGCGCTACATTGTTGCAGCGCCAATTACTCACGGTACATCAACTTATATTGTGCCCATTCTTGCGCAAGGTGGATGCCATGTCATCTTAGACGGGGCTGGCGCTGAAGTAGTTCGTACGGCCTTTAGAGAGCGCGGAGGCACCGCCTCCTTTATGCCACCAACACTGCTGTACATGTTGATGGCATTACCCGATTCCTCACGCAAAGATTTTCCCAAGCTGCGCAGATTAATCTATGGTGGCGCACCAATGCCCGCAGAAAAAGTGCGTGCTGTACGGGAATTTTTTGGTCCTGTGCTGTGTACTACCTATGGTCAAACAGAAGCGCCTCAAATATTAACCGTCATGAAACCAGAGGATTTTGAAGATCCTCAAAATTGGGCTGCTGTAGGTTGCACTACTGGGTTTACTGATGTCGCTATCATGGCGCCCGACGGTAGCTTCCTACCCACAGGTGAAATCGGTGAGGTAGTAGCACGTGGAGATCTACTCATGACAGGATATTGGCGCATGCCAGAGAAAACTGCAGAGACGATCATTGATGGCTGGCTGCATACTGGAGATCGTGGCTTGATTGATCAGCGTGGCTACCTCTATCTAAAAGACCGTCTCAAAGATATTGTGATCACTGGCGGATTTAATGTCTATCCAGTCGATGTTGAAAATGCTTTAAGCCAACACCCCGCCGTTCATGAATGTCTTGTTTTTGGTATTCCAGATGATAAGTGGGGAGAGAGTGTGCAAGCGGCAGTTCAACTTCGCCCTGGCCAGCAAGCTAATGAGGCAGAGCTGATTGCTTTTGTGCGCGAACTCTTGGGCCCGGTTCAGACACCGAAACGCATCCACTTTTATGACAGTCTGCCTCGCTCCAATGTAGGTAAATTACTCAAGAGTGCCGTCCTCCAAAATATTCTTAACCCCTCAATACATTCTTAA
- a CDS encoding adenine phosphoribosyltransferase has protein sequence MNLLDYLPGVPDFPKPGILFRDISPLLANPSAFKEATLQLEALAQQFDYSHILGIESRGFIFGTALAYQANKGLALARKPNKLPLASHREFYGLEYGSDSLEIQESTLPSGSRVLIVDDVLATGGTIIAASKLLKKAGFNVAGALTFLEIAGLHGSDVLTQNGIANATVFIT, from the coding sequence ATGAATTTATTAGATTATCTACCCGGAGTCCCCGACTTTCCAAAGCCAGGAATCCTCTTTCGGGATATCTCCCCTTTATTAGCCAATCCGAGCGCCTTTAAGGAGGCTACGCTGCAACTAGAGGCACTTGCACAGCAGTTTGATTACAGCCATATTTTAGGCATTGAATCACGTGGCTTTATCTTCGGCACCGCCCTCGCCTATCAAGCTAATAAAGGCCTCGCTTTAGCCCGAAAACCCAATAAGCTGCCATTGGCCAGCCATCGAGAATTCTATGGCTTGGAATACGGCTCAGATTCTCTGGAAATACAGGAATCTACTTTGCCGTCCGGCTCTCGGGTGTTGATTGTGGATGATGTACTGGCTACCGGCGGCACCATCATCGCAGCCAGTAAATTGCTCAAAAAGGCTGGCTTTAACGTTGCTGGCGCTCTCACGTTTTTAGAAATTGCCGGTTTACATGGTAGCGATGTCCTCACCCAGAACGGAATCGCTAATGCGACAGTCTTTATTACCTAA
- a CDS encoding citryl-CoA lyase gives MTNSSSKTPVTSLCTHTLISLHYRDADLVEDLMGKKTFTEVMLMQILGRNPRPVDIRITDVVLIVLMEHGLTPSAIATRLIYMSAPENLQGAVSAGLLAVGSSFIGTMENCSGLLDRITAASNPEAEALEIAQHYKAIKAAVPGFGHHLHKPVDPRAYKLLEMGRAEPDLKGDKIRALEILSKAVDTVAGRPITINATGAVAALLGEIGIPTAVMRGFAVISRSAGLVAHIVEEQQSPSGRFIWDTVEHAIPFVDGANKIG, from the coding sequence ATGACTAATTCATCTAGCAAAACACCAGTAACGAGTTTGTGTACTCATACCCTTATTAGCCTGCACTATCGCGATGCAGACCTTGTCGAAGACTTGATGGGCAAAAAAACATTTACAGAAGTGATGTTGATGCAAATCTTAGGCAGAAATCCGCGGCCTGTAGATATCCGAATTACTGACGTTGTGCTCATTGTTCTAATGGAGCATGGCCTCACACCTAGCGCAATTGCAACGCGATTGATTTACATGAGCGCGCCAGAAAATCTTCAGGGAGCGGTATCAGCTGGTTTGCTGGCTGTCGGTAGTTCTTTTATTGGCACCATGGAAAATTGTTCTGGCTTATTAGATCGCATTACAGCAGCAAGTAACCCTGAGGCAGAAGCACTCGAGATAGCGCAACATTACAAAGCAATCAAGGCCGCAGTTCCGGGATTTGGACATCACCTTCATAAACCAGTAGACCCAAGAGCATACAAACTATTGGAAATGGGCCGGGCTGAACCAGACCTCAAGGGCGATAAGATCCGCGCACTGGAAATTCTATCGAAAGCGGTTGATACGGTAGCTGGTCGCCCGATTACGATCAATGCTACTGGTGCAGTAGCTGCGCTGCTGGGTGAGATCGGCATTCCGACTGCAGTAATGCGTGGCTTTGCCGTTATCTCACGCTCAGCAGGTTTGGTAGCTCATATTGTTGAAGAGCAACAGAGTCCCTCTGGTCGTTTTATTTGGGATACCGTTGAACATGCCATTCCCTTTGTGGATGGTGCCAATAAGATTGGCTAA
- a CDS encoding DUF883 family protein, protein MTAKKSTASHEEVQINSENLMSDFKALMADAEDLIKATANHDDGPLGAIRSKALETLNSAKESLSSVEGTVTEKAKVVAERTDEFVHRNPWEAIGVAAGIGLLVGLFIRRR, encoded by the coding sequence ATGACTGCTAAAAAATCGACAGCCTCGCATGAAGAGGTTCAAATCAATTCTGAAAATTTAATGAGTGATTTCAAGGCGCTGATGGCGGATGCTGAGGATCTTATAAAGGCAACGGCGAACCATGACGATGGCCCGCTTGGCGCAATTCGTTCAAAGGCATTGGAGACGCTCAACAGTGCAAAAGAAAGTCTTTCCTCTGTTGAGGGTACTGTGACTGAAAAGGCTAAAGTCGTTGCTGAGCGTACCGATGAGTTTGTCCATCGAAACCCCTGGGAGGCGATAGGTGTTGCTGCTGGGATTGGCTTGTTGGTTGGTCTTTTTATTCGTCGTCGCTAG
- a CDS encoding SDR family NAD(P)-dependent oxidoreductase — MTITSHPPGLPTDLTGRTIFVSGGGSAGPGWSIGRASCVTYARLGANVCVVDRDAASAEETTKIIVQEGGVAQTFVGDVSEEDEVKRLFTQARNQFGPIDVLHHNVGIGKVGGPMETSAEDFDRIHKVNVRSLLLAAQEVLPEMASRGTGNIIAISSVAGMRYLGYPHLAYSVTKAANTQFIRMIAQQYASQGIRANTVVPGLIDTPRIANTVAKMFSENGLDEARAARDKQVPMGRSGTAWDVAYACAFLVSDAAAYITGTELVVDGGITGKYV, encoded by the coding sequence ATGACTATAACTTCACATCCTCCCGGCTTACCAACTGATCTAACTGGTCGCACTATTTTTGTCTCTGGCGGCGGCTCGGCTGGACCGGGTTGGAGTATTGGCAGAGCATCTTGTGTCACTTACGCCAGACTGGGCGCCAATGTCTGCGTAGTTGATCGAGATGCAGCCTCCGCAGAAGAAACCACGAAGATTATTGTGCAGGAAGGTGGCGTTGCCCAGACCTTTGTCGGCGATGTTTCTGAAGAGGATGAAGTAAAGCGACTCTTTACCCAGGCTCGCAATCAATTTGGTCCTATCGATGTTTTGCATCACAACGTGGGCATCGGTAAAGTTGGCGGCCCTATGGAAACGAGTGCCGAAGATTTTGATCGTATTCATAAGGTGAATGTGCGTAGCCTCTTACTGGCAGCCCAAGAGGTTTTGCCTGAGATGGCATCCAGGGGCACAGGAAATATCATCGCTATTTCATCGGTAGCGGGCATGCGTTATTTGGGCTACCCGCATCTGGCCTATAGCGTTACCAAGGCAGCCAATACCCAATTTATTCGGATGATTGCTCAACAGTACGCAAGCCAAGGCATTCGTGCCAATACAGTGGTGCCCGGTTTAATTGATACCCCCCGTATTGCCAATACCGTAGCGAAAATGTTCTCAGAAAATGGCCTAGATGAGGCTCGTGCCGCTAGAGATAAGCAAGTTCCTATGGGTAGATCAGGAACAGCATGGGATGTGGCTTATGCCTGCGCCTTCCTGGTATCGGATGCTGCCGCCTACATTACCGGGACTGAACTGGTCGTAGATGGCGGAATTACTGGAAAATACGTATAA
- a CDS encoding alpha/beta fold hydrolase, translating into MHRIIMNGLLLSTTLIAGNAVAHKPTEPAHQLYIEGNFALENGSVIKDFELSYTTQGTLNADKSNAILMVTAIGGNHHRIDYLIGPGKALDTDKYFVICTDAIGNGLTTSPSNSKLQPNIQFPEFNMRDMVNSQYRLIADHFGIKKLVAVVGASMGGMQALQWAVSYPNSMQAIIPIIPLAKTNAWTTGVLEMLRQSIMTDPGYQGGKYDKPVEQGMRLWSGWLSGVIVRTPAYQEQLNATPEAEIEYLKKVQDAGWKRMDANDWIWQSRAYDRHDVGQTQGFNGNTSAALKSIKAKTLILAGTGDLLNPESDAKLSAKLIPGAKYLAINDRLPMGHLSGAGATKDENAFQNKVITDFLANLKK; encoded by the coding sequence ATGCACCGCATCATTATGAACGGACTACTACTAAGCACAACATTAATCGCTGGTAACGCAGTCGCCCATAAACCTACCGAACCCGCCCATCAACTATATATAGAGGGTAATTTTGCCCTTGAGAATGGTTCGGTCATTAAAGACTTTGAGCTTTCCTATACGACACAGGGAACCTTAAATGCCGATAAGAGTAATGCCATACTCATGGTCACTGCAATTGGTGGTAATCACCATCGCATTGATTACCTCATTGGCCCTGGTAAAGCGTTAGATACAGATAAATATTTTGTGATTTGTACTGATGCTATTGGAAATGGCTTAACGACTTCTCCATCAAATAGTAAATTACAACCCAATATCCAATTTCCAGAATTCAATATGCGCGATATGGTGAACAGCCAATATCGCCTTATTGCCGATCACTTCGGAATAAAAAAGCTGGTGGCAGTAGTTGGCGCATCTATGGGTGGCATGCAAGCACTGCAATGGGCAGTCTCCTATCCGAATTCCATGCAGGCAATCATTCCAATCATTCCGCTTGCAAAAACGAATGCGTGGACAACGGGTGTTCTCGAGATGCTACGCCAAAGCATCATGACAGATCCAGGCTATCAAGGTGGTAAATACGATAAGCCCGTTGAGCAAGGCATGCGACTGTGGTCGGGATGGCTTAGCGGCGTAATTGTCAGAACTCCAGCATATCAAGAACAGCTAAACGCAACGCCTGAAGCTGAAATTGAGTATCTAAAAAAGGTACAGGATGCAGGGTGGAAAAGGATGGATGCCAACGATTGGATCTGGCAATCAAGAGCCTATGACCGTCATGATGTTGGTCAAACGCAAGGCTTCAACGGTAACACTTCTGCAGCTTTAAAGTCAATCAAAGCTAAAACCCTCATTCTTGCTGGAACTGGCGACTTACTCAATCCAGAATCCGATGCCAAACTTTCGGCTAAATTAATTCCAGGAGCTAAATACCTAGCAATTAATGATCGCCTCCCTATGGGCCACCTATCAGGTGCCGGGGCCACTAAAGATGAGAATGCATTTCAGAATAAAGTTATTACAGATTTCTTAGCAAATCTTAAGAAATAA
- a CDS encoding phage holin family protein, protein MSQENLFSSLKNLVSTGASIAQTRLELISTDVQIARAKFLSLLVMVIFTLFFLFFGLVMLALLIVIYSWETDRVLALSLLTSGFLAVGIILALVVLRSLKTMPKLFEATISELAKDRQELSKQ, encoded by the coding sequence ATGTCACAAGAAAATCTTTTCTCCTCATTAAAGAATCTCGTCTCCACCGGGGCATCCATTGCTCAGACCCGCCTGGAGCTAATCTCTACTGATGTGCAGATTGCGCGTGCCAAATTCTTGAGTCTTTTAGTGATGGTGATCTTTACATTGTTTTTCTTGTTCTTTGGTTTGGTGATGCTGGCTTTGTTAATCGTGATTTATAGCTGGGAGACTGATCGGGTCCTGGCGCTGAGCTTGCTAACCAGTGGTTTCTTGGCGGTAGGTATCATTTTGGCGCTGGTAGTTTTGCGCTCACTCAAAACTATGCCCAAATTATTTGAGGCAACTATTTCAGAGTTGGCTAAAGATCGCCAGGAGCTCTCAAAACAATGA
- a CDS encoding YqjK-like family protein, protein MSKTLAELQARQKVLQERAAQERADFALHFEPIEKPLSWADKGIDAFNFMKSTPILWTSAFAVLAHYKPKLASKVLAVGWGTVKLLKGAKSLL, encoded by the coding sequence ATGAGTAAAACGCTAGCTGAACTCCAGGCTAGGCAAAAAGTGCTGCAGGAGCGGGCAGCCCAAGAGCGTGCTGACTTTGCATTGCATTTTGAGCCCATAGAAAAGCCCTTGTCATGGGCTGATAAGGGTATAGATGCATTTAACTTTATGAAGAGTACGCCAATCTTGTGGACCAGTGCGTTCGCAGTACTGGCGCACTACAAGCCCAAGCTTGCCAGTAAAGTACTCGCAGTAGGCTGGGGCACTGTCAAGCTTCTCAAGGGCGCTAAAAGCCTTTTGTAA
- a CDS encoding Bug family tripartite tricarboxylate transporter substrate binding protein gives MSLYFEKRRGLLLLITALACCAVGVANAQTNASWPDKPIKIVVGYSAGGATDILARLVAVKMGNTLGQTVIVENKPGANSNVGAEIVARSPADGYTLYAFSIANTINMSLYPKLGYDALKDLEPIGMIAKIPNILVVNPNLPIKTVADYVRYAKESKDGVTFASSGSGSSIHLSGEMFKMQSKIQMLHIPYKGSAPAVTDLLGGQVDSMFDNAPSAMPHIQSGKLRAVGITSAQRSPLLPELPTLAESGYPNFDVQSWFALAAPAATPRPIIEKLNAALNKALTAPDVRQRLQELGATPEPGSPEKMRDFATAEVKRWREVVKASGAKAE, from the coding sequence ATGTCCTTATATTTCGAGAAGCGTAGAGGCTTACTTCTATTAATCACTGCCCTAGCCTGTTGTGCGGTAGGAGTAGCAAATGCTCAAACCAATGCAAGTTGGCCTGATAAGCCCATCAAGATCGTTGTGGGCTACTCCGCTGGAGGGGCTACAGATATATTGGCACGTTTAGTTGCAGTCAAAATGGGTAACACTTTGGGTCAGACAGTGATTGTTGAAAACAAGCCTGGTGCCAATAGCAACGTAGGCGCAGAAATCGTTGCACGGTCACCAGCTGATGGGTATACCCTTTACGCTTTTTCAATTGCCAACACCATCAATATGTCGCTATATCCAAAACTGGGATATGACGCGCTAAAAGATTTAGAGCCTATTGGCATGATTGCCAAGATTCCCAATATTTTGGTAGTTAATCCAAATCTTCCAATCAAAACAGTGGCGGACTATGTGCGCTATGCCAAAGAATCAAAAGATGGCGTAACTTTTGCATCCTCCGGTAGTGGCTCATCTATTCATCTCTCCGGTGAAATGTTTAAGATGCAATCGAAAATCCAAATGCTGCACATCCCTTATAAGGGCAGCGCTCCTGCTGTCACAGATTTATTAGGAGGACAGGTCGACTCCATGTTTGATAACGCCCCTTCTGCAATGCCTCATATTCAAAGTGGAAAGCTTCGTGCAGTTGGCATTACCAGTGCACAACGATCCCCATTGTTGCCCGAGCTACCTACACTTGCCGAATCTGGTTACCCCAATTTTGACGTGCAGTCTTGGTTTGCCTTAGCTGCTCCTGCGGCAACCCCGAGGCCCATCATTGAAAAGCTCAATGCTGCGCTGAATAAGGCGCTCACAGCACCAGATGTGCGTCAACGTCTGCAAGAGTTGGGAGCTACACCTGAACCTGGCTCGCCAGAGAAAATGCGTGACTTCGCAACAGCTGAGGTGAAACGCTGGCGTGAAGTAGTTAAAGCATCTGGCGCAAAAGCCGAATAA
- a CDS encoding amidase produces the protein MTMKIQNSLTQACELIQKEQLSVDDYLGQCVALADALEPTLKAFTVRASLPTLIQESGSGPLRGIPVAIKDLIDTKDFVTSYGSVIYKDFVPTEDAEIVKKIRDLGGVIFGKSVTTEFAWRNPGATTNPWNGGHTPGGSSSGSAAAVASGIVPLAIGSQTAGSIIRPASYCGIVGYKASYGAVPRSGVHPVSGSLDHIGFFTRSVADAVYAFNLLKNSTTEENDSIVIPELILKPVNAVLDQRKPRFAILSSPFDDLLSQEQVDIVKKAATLLKASGASIEELSLPQTYWDGIEALAVLMSCEAAVVHKKHLEQFPELLGADIKELIEKGNAYSERDYLEAKNLQIALRKSIGSYFEQFDAILAPPATGEAPKGLSFTGNPVFCSLWTFIGTPAIALPVGKSSNGLPLGIQLIGAYCEDEKLVNMAAFAEASFKAPYN, from the coding sequence ATGACCATGAAAATACAAAATAGCCTTACTCAAGCTTGCGAGCTCATTCAAAAGGAGCAGCTTTCGGTCGATGACTATTTGGGGCAATGCGTAGCGCTGGCAGATGCATTGGAGCCGACATTAAAAGCGTTTACTGTCAGAGCTTCATTGCCTACCCTAATACAAGAATCAGGCTCGGGTCCACTCAGAGGCATTCCAGTGGCGATTAAAGATCTGATCGATACAAAAGATTTTGTAACAAGCTACGGATCCGTAATTTATAAAGATTTTGTACCTACTGAGGATGCTGAAATAGTCAAAAAGATTCGCGACTTAGGTGGCGTTATCTTTGGCAAAAGCGTCACAACCGAATTTGCATGGCGTAACCCGGGAGCTACAACCAATCCATGGAATGGTGGCCACACCCCAGGAGGATCTTCAAGCGGCTCTGCAGCAGCGGTTGCAAGCGGGATTGTGCCGCTGGCGATAGGATCCCAAACTGCAGGATCCATTATTAGACCGGCCTCATATTGTGGAATCGTTGGATATAAGGCAAGCTATGGAGCAGTTCCCCGCAGCGGAGTCCATCCAGTCTCTGGCTCACTAGATCACATTGGGTTTTTTACTAGATCCGTTGCAGATGCAGTGTATGCATTTAATTTGCTCAAAAATTCCACAACTGAAGAGAATGATTCAATTGTGATTCCTGAGCTTATTCTTAAACCAGTGAATGCAGTTTTAGATCAGCGGAAGCCCCGTTTTGCCATTCTCAGCTCTCCATTCGATGACTTGTTAAGCCAAGAACAGGTGGATATCGTAAAAAAGGCGGCGACATTATTAAAAGCCTCAGGCGCCAGCATTGAAGAACTATCGTTACCACAGACTTATTGGGATGGGATAGAAGCATTGGCAGTACTGATGTCATGTGAGGCTGCAGTAGTACATAAAAAACATCTTGAACAGTTTCCTGAACTGCTGGGCGCAGATATAAAAGAATTGATTGAAAAGGGAAATGCGTATTCCGAAAGGGATTACCTGGAAGCTAAAAATCTGCAGATTGCGTTACGTAAGTCCATCGGCAGCTATTTTGAGCAGTTTGATGCAATCTTGGCACCCCCTGCAACCGGCGAGGCACCAAAAGGTCTCAGCTTTACCGGAAATCCAGTCTTTTGCTCTCTTTGGACTTTTATAGGCACTCCAGCCATCGCGCTACCCGTAGGCAAATCCAGCAATGGACTTCCACTAGGCATTCAGCTCATCGGTGCTTACTGTGAGGATGAAAAATTAGTCAATATGGCCGCGTTTGCCGAGGCAAGCTTTAAGGCTCCATACAACTAG
- a CDS encoding SDR family oxidoreductase, translating to MVSQTQVAKECVLITGASRGIGRAIAERLIADGMHVINFDKIAPQESSTHESFYEVDVSNETTLRSALIEAISKHPITRLVNNAGIVRPATIEKTSIEDFYAVMNVNVAAAIICVQELLPTMKAAHFGRIVNISSRAALGKAERVAYATSKAGLLGLTRTLALELAADGITVNAIGPGPIATELFQSANPPGAPATQRILDSVPLGRIGQPEEVAHIVASLLDQRAGFTTGQVVYVCGGMTVGLHQ from the coding sequence ATGGTCTCTCAAACTCAAGTAGCTAAAGAATGCGTATTAATTACTGGCGCTAGCCGCGGTATCGGGCGAGCAATTGCTGAGCGCCTGATTGCCGATGGTATGCATGTCATTAATTTTGACAAAATAGCTCCTCAAGAAAGTTCAACTCATGAAAGTTTCTATGAAGTCGATGTATCAAATGAAACTACATTACGAAGTGCGCTGATAGAGGCGATATCAAAGCATCCAATTACCCGCTTAGTCAATAATGCGGGCATTGTGCGCCCTGCCACAATTGAAAAAACGAGCATCGAAGATTTTTATGCAGTGATGAATGTGAATGTTGCGGCAGCCATTATTTGTGTACAGGAACTTCTCCCCACCATGAAAGCCGCTCACTTTGGACGGATTGTGAACATCTCTAGTCGCGCAGCTTTAGGCAAAGCAGAGCGAGTTGCCTATGCCACTTCTAAAGCGGGCTTGCTAGGGCTCACGCGCACATTGGCCTTAGAGCTTGCGGCTGATGGCATCACTGTGAACGCTATTGGACCTGGCCCTATTGCAACAGAGCTCTTTCAGAGCGCAAACCCTCCAGGTGCGCCTGCTACACAACGTATTCTGGATAGCGTACCCTTGGGTCGTATTGGTCAACCAGAAGAAGTAGCGCATATCGTTGCTTCACTACTAGATCAACGCGCTGGATTTACCACCGGCCAAGTAGTATATGTTTGTGGTGGCATGACAGTAGGACTACATCAATAA
- a CDS encoding 5'-methylthioadenosine nucleosidase — MKTQLLIITALESELDKSTLPAGVDIVYCGVGKINATAATIQAIHEYQPKRIVNFGTVGKINSALEGLLEIGKVMQRDMMAVPLAPRGQTPFCAKPSQYFSLGGEHTCGTGDSFVTAHDPWLISQGIDVVDMELFAIANIAYQSNIPWQSYKYVTDDANADSGNEWTHRVNHGQELYLEKLKELLSA, encoded by the coding sequence ATGAAAACACAATTACTCATTATTACCGCATTAGAGTCCGAGCTGGATAAAAGCACGTTACCAGCGGGTGTTGATATTGTGTATTGTGGAGTTGGCAAAATCAATGCTACTGCCGCAACTATTCAGGCTATTCATGAATATCAGCCAAAGCGGATAGTGAATTTTGGTACCGTAGGAAAAATCAATTCTGCTCTGGAAGGTTTATTGGAAATCGGTAAAGTAATGCAGCGCGACATGATGGCAGTCCCTTTGGCACCCAGAGGCCAAACCCCATTTTGCGCAAAGCCATCTCAATACTTCTCACTTGGCGGTGAGCATACTTGCGGTACTGGCGATAGCTTTGTGACAGCGCATGATCCTTGGTTAATCTCGCAGGGCATTGATGTAGTGGATATGGAATTATTTGCGATTGCTAATATTGCCTATCAATCAAATATTCCATGGCAATCATATAAATATGTGACTGATGACGCTAATGCTGACTCAGGAAACGAATGGACTCATCGCGTTAACCATGGCCAAGAACTTTATCTAGAAAAGCTCAAAGAGCTCTTAAGTGCTTAA
- a CDS encoding Smr/MutS family protein, with protein sequence MTHSFECPECGNPRGMLGECRQCGSEDLPIPHSDTMVLNLKFDSPSAQEALDRLTIGLRRASEVGIKAIILIHGYGASGEGGKIKRAVHDALDNNYFSDRVDEYHFGEQTAFGSEAYHALLRRRPGLKAYLKHFKEGNAGMTVLIL encoded by the coding sequence TTGACTCACTCATTTGAATGTCCAGAATGTGGCAATCCCCGAGGGATGCTGGGGGAGTGTCGCCAATGCGGAAGTGAGGATCTTCCTATTCCGCATAGCGACACGATGGTGCTGAATTTAAAGTTTGATAGTCCAAGTGCCCAGGAGGCTTTGGATCGATTAACTATTGGGCTTCGTCGAGCTTCGGAAGTAGGTATTAAGGCAATTATTTTGATACATGGCTATGGAGCTAGTGGTGAGGGTGGCAAGATCAAGCGGGCAGTTCATGACGCCCTGGACAATAACTATTTCTCAGACCGTGTTGATGAATATCACTTTGGCGAACAAACCGCATTTGGTAGCGAGGCTTACCATGCGCTTTTGAGAAGAAGGCCTGGATTAAAAGCCTATCTAAAGCACTTCAAAGAAGGTAACGCAGGTATGACAGTATTAATACTATGA